The segment CAAGGTTAAGAATAGCTTGTCCCTGGTGCTCActgttctttattttttatttttttcaacgTCACGGAATGTGGTTCACATTCACTGGAGAGTTTTTCAAGACCGTCTCTGTGAGACATTTCCATGACCAGAGGCTATAGCTTTCTGCTCATGTTACGTAATAGTAGTTCAATTAAATGTCAGAGtggttaaaaaaaattaaaatattcAGCTTGTTTTGTTGGATCAGTTTATCAAGTACCATGTTGGATTCAACACACTAGTCAGTAGACATATTTAGAAGGGGTGAAAAACATTAATAAATATTTGTAACCTATTTATAGGATTGATGGTGCAATGCATGTCTTGAGCATGAAATATCAACAGTAGGTTTGACTGCACCACAGAGGGTGTTGTGGATGCTCGATAGGAGTTTGATCAATCCACTGAAGTGCTCAGATATGGCCACAGGCGATAAGTGGGCTACACCGCGAGGAAGGTGGTCTGCTTTATGAAGCCAACACTGGCTCTGTTGGAGTAATCCTGGAAAACCAGCTTGTTGTTACTGGTAAACACAGTCAAAGGTGCGTTGACTTTACAGGGCATGTTTACCCTTAAGGAAACCTTCCTCTGGTGTTACTGCTTTGGGACAGTCACATGGGACAGTCACGTGGGGGCCTTGTGTATTTCTGCTGAGTGTACCCCCGGCCCTGTCAGATTTCTGTCACTGCGGAAAGGGACATGGCTCCTAGTGTGACGAATGCAGCAGCCGGTGGGTGTGGGCTATTTTCTCAGAAAAGAGCCTGACAAACAAGCAGGGAGGAATGTGTGCCCTGTTATGTGGGATGGATCAGGTGTCGCTGGCTGTGAAGGGCTGGTATAAAGGACAGGGCTGCTATTCCCCAGTCAGAACAGATATCAGCACTTCAGTGGACTCTGAAGCATCAACTACCAAAGCAAGAGGCTCAGCCCTCAGCCTCAAGTTATTGGCTTGTTAAAGCCTATAGGGAAATAATAAAAGTTGTCAATGACCCACTGCGAAGTTTGAGAAGGCTGTGTTGAAAAATAAGCAAACCTTTTCAAGCTCAACATTTAAGGAGAAGCCTATTCCAACATGGACATCCAGAGGACCGGCTCGTTGGTGCGTCCACCCAGCCCCATGGAGAGCCTGGAGAAGCAGCTGAGCTGCCCTATCTGCCTGGAGATGTTCACCAAGCCCGTGGTCATCCTGCCCTGCCAGCACAACCTGTGCCGTGGCTGTGCCAGTGACCTCTACGACTCACGCAACCCCTACCGCTTCTCGGGCGGCGTCTTCCGCTGCCCCACCTGCCGCTTCGAGGTGGTCCTGGACCGCCATGGCGTTCACGGACTTCAGCGCAACCTGCTGGTGGAGAACATCATTGACATCTACAAGCAACAGCAGGAGGGTGGCGGGGGTAGTGGCAGCGGAGACAGCACAGAGACTCCACTGAAGCCCAAGGACTCCAAGGAACCTATGTGCCAGGAGCACGAGGAGGAGAAGATCAACATCTACTGTGTGACCTGCCAGATGCCCACCTGCTCCATGTGCAAGGTGTTTGGCCAGCACAAGGACTGTGAGGTGTCACCACTGGCCAGTGTCTACCAGGTGCAGAAGGGCGAGCTGAGCAACGCTATCGACACCCTAGTGGCAGGCAACGGGCGCCTTCAGGCCCTGCTCAACCAGATGGAGGATACATGTCAGGCGGTGCAGGACAACGCACAGCGTGCCAAGCAAAGCCTAGGCGAGCGCTTTGACCTGCTCTACGCAGTGCTCGAGGAGCGCAAAGGCCTGCTGCTGGAACAGATCGGCAAGGAGCAGGACGAGAAGGTGACTGCGTTGCGGGCGCTGGCCCAGCACTACAGCGAGCGACTGCAGGCGGGATCAGAGCTGACGGACACAGCGGTGCGGGCCCTGGAGCAGAGCAGCGCCGCAGAGTTCCTGCTGGCCTCCAAGGGCCTTATCACACAGACCAAGGACACCGCCAAGATCTCCCTGGGCGAGGAGAGGCCCGAGCCGGGCTTTGAGAAGATGGACCATTTCACGCTGTCCACTGAGCATGTGGAGGCCATCCTGGCCAAGATGGACTTTGGAATGGTCGAAGACGATGCATTCGAGGATGCCGAAGGGGACGAAGAAGAGGAGTGATGAAACTGGAAAATATACAAACTGAACAAACTATTTACTACTTTTGAAGGTTCTTTTAACCTGAATGTTCCTGGCAGGGACTCTAGTTGCAATGTTTCAGTGATATTAAGAGAAGTTAGGAAAaaagtttttaaatgtttttatacgTAGTTTATTGACTTGGATACCATGGCTTTCTCCAGTTTTGagtttaatatttttttatttttttgtactcTTAACTTTGCCTTTGTAaactataatatttttttttatacttTTGTATTTCCATATCAGATTTATTCTGATCTATTTTATGTACTTTAGGTTGAATATCCTCTGATTGTTTACACTTGAATACTTTAACACATGTAAGGATTGAGATGGGAAAGTAGTTTTGATTTGTAGTTTCTCATTGACATCTAGAATGCCTATGGTTGTATCAAATTGATAAATTATTTTGTGCTCTAACCTGGCAAGAGAATATTTCAACAGATCTGAAATAAAGGGTGTTTCAAATGACTCAAGCAGATTTGCCTTTGTTTAGATTCCAACTATTCCAAAATTGCCATTCATTTCTACTTCATTCAGAAAATAAGTTTGAAGTTCAAAACAAAATATTTCACAAGAGAGCTGTCATTCGGGAGTTGCCCCAATATGTTGTTGCGCTCACTTGGCAAGTACtagcataaaaaaataaaagccaTTGCCAAGTCCTTAGTGGCTAGCCTTTGCTGATGAAGAGTGGGGGGCTATTTTTAAAATGCGAGAGGGTGTGAAACGACAGGCCCTGGAGTGTCAGTGAAGGGCAGAGAGTCCTCTGTGGCTAGCCATTACTGGTGAAGAGTGGGGGGGCTATTTCTTTTTTATgtgagagggtgtgaaacaggctCTGGAGTGTCAGTGAAAGGCAAGTGGGGGTCCTGTTTCTCATCCATGAAGCACCATCCCACTCATGTCATAGACCTTATTTCTCAGCAATTGCAAACTCCTTTCTGAAGAGCTGTAGGGGCCGGGCCACCTGTCATGAGTCATCTTTGGCTAGCATCCTATCAGTCAGCGAGCTGCGACAAAAATAGTGGAATGAGAGGACTGCTGAGAGAATCATGTTACAAAAATCTTCTTGCGGTGACCTGCTTCAATGGCTTCTACTATGTGCTAATAGTCCCCGACATCCTTTTTTGAATTGATACTGTGGTGCATGTTGGGTATTTTGTAGGTCAACaatatacaggaccagtcaacCCTTTTCAAATATACTAAGGCACAGAAGTTGATAATGCTCTGGCTCTCAACTGTGCCATATATAGTAGGCTACATCATGTGGTTGAAAGGATATCAGTTGATTTtccttgattttttttttctggGCCGAAGCCATGGCTGTTGGTTTTCTCATTATTTTTTTGCGCAGGTGTAGTCCTCAGATGAACAGTGTGTTCATTAGGAAGAGgcttgacaacacacacacacgcatacttaAACTACAGCTTAGTTCGTCAGGTTCACAAGTACTTTACTGGCTCTCTTAAATCATGCGTTCAGATTCCATTTAAAGTTGTTTTCATATTTCCCTTAAGTGCCTGCAGTTATCACCAAATGTTGCTTCCTTTCAGAAAATGAAACCACATTCATAACAGGACACTCtttgggggaggagaaggggggggggggacctcgCTGTCCTCGCAGCTGTCTTTACTCATTCCACTTGTTATCGCCGCTAACGCTGTTGTAGCGAATGAAGGGTTGTTGTTTGTACACAGACTGTTGCCAGGCAATAACGTGTGAAGGCCAATTAACTTGGGGCTTGTTTATCGAAGCTGTCAGGGCAGCAACAAAATCCACCAAAGGTGTAAGCTAATGTCTGGTTTGCTGTCAGCTGTGAGGCAGTATTGTTTTTTCAATGTTGTTATAAGGAGCAGTTAACTCGGAATCAAATCATACTCAAATCTTACCTTGCACCGTAAGCCTATTTCACTTGATATTTCTCAGTCTGTGTATAGCCAAATGGTTATCAGCACTGCTACATGAGCAGTACAAGAAAATAGCTTTTTGAACATGGGGGGCAGGACTCCACGTTTTGCTGTTTACATTAAGCGTTATTTGATTTTGTTGCATGTTTGAAAGACTGAGAAATATCTCATGTATGTACCTATCTTTTCTTCCACAGAGACCACACGTAGGAGGGCCTATGGCCTGGTGGCCCAGGCGTACACCTCCATCACGGCAGAGGACTTTGCCGCCTTTGTGGGCTACTCTGTGGAGGAAGCCGTGAAGGGTAAGCAGCTGCAGTGCAAAAACCTAATTTTCCCTCACTACCCACCTGGCTACTGGATCAATAACACAGTCATATACCATAGTTATTTACAttaccagtcaagagtttggacacacctacgcattcaagggttttttgtTATTCTTTCTATTTTcaatattgtagaataatagtgaagtcatcaaaactatgaaataacacatatatagagtcatgtagtaagcaaaaaagtgttaaacaaatcaaaatatattttatatttgagattcttcaacgtagccaccctttgtcttgatgacagctttgcacacctttggcattctctcaaccagcttcatgaggtagtcacctggaatgtatttcaattagcaggcgtgccttgttaaaagttcatttgtggaatttccctgatagctgatgttctgaaagagctgcaaaatctggaccagtacaaatcagccgggctagacaatctggaccctctctttctaaaatgatctgccgaaattgttgcaacccctatcactagcctgttcaacctctctttcgtatcgtctgagattcccaaagattggaaagctgccgtggtcattcCCCTCTTTAAAGgtggtgacactctagacccaaactgctacagacctatatccatcctaccctgtctttctaaggtcttcgtaagccaagttaacaaacagattaccgaccatttcaaatcccaccgtactttctccgctgtgcaatctgagagctggtcatgggtgcacctcagccacgcccaaggtcctaaacgatatcataaccgccatcgataagagacattcctgtgcagccgtattcatcgacctggccaaggctttcgaatctgtcaatcaccaaattcttattggcagactctgcagccttggtttctcaaatgattgcctcgcctggttcaccaactacttatctgATAGGGTtcagtgtcaaatcggagggcctgttgtccggacctctggcagtctctatgggtgtgccacagggttcaattctcgggccgactctcttctctgtaaacatcaatgatgttgctcttgctgctggtgattctctgatccaccattttgtatacttctggtcccaagtaaaactaaatgcatgctattcaatcgatcactgcccgcacctgctcgcccgtccagcatcactactctggacggctctgacttagaatatgtggacaactacaaatacctgggtgtctggataaactgtaaactctccttccccACTCACattaccgtaatttccggactataagccgctactttattcccacgctttgaacctcaCGGTTTATACAATTAcgtggctaatttatggatttttcccgctttcacaagattcatgccgccaaaaaactgagcaccgtcacataatgtgatgtAAATCGAGCgtgctcaaacttcccatcattctgattacggtagtaattttgtcaccctcatcatggcaaagacacggagaaatgcatatgatgcagctttcaagttgaaggcgatcaatctggctgttggaaaagggaaatagagctgctgcacgggagcttggccttaatgagtcgatgataagacgttggaaagcagcgtgaggaactgactcagtgcaaaaagacaacaacagctttcagagggaagaaaagcagatggcccaaagtatttgcagccactcgacatcagtgtaaatcgtgcatttaaggtggcgctccttgttcagtgggaagcttcgatgacaagtggggagaaatccttcactaaaacgggccgcattCGAAGAGCAAcgtatggtcaagtctgccagtgggtcctgacagcgtggagcattgtcaaaaaatccactatcatcaacgggtttcgaaaggctggactgctgcgtgttgaaggggcagcatgagctcagcggggtatttgactccggatgaaagtgacgagagcgacaatgaaaacgatccaacatcggatgaagcaattctgaggctattcaactccgacaccgaagtagatggtttcagtgcacaggaggaggaagatagtgaccaatgactttcttggtaggccactgtttaatttttgttacaagcagtgtttcgtttaaaggctgtgtaaagttcatttgtttcaatgtaccagTAGGCACCtacggcttatagacatgtgcggcttatttatgtacaaaatacatcttttttaaataattcagtgggtgcggtttatattcaggtgcgcttaatagtccagcaattacggtaacctttttgggatagggggcagcattttcatttTTGAATTAATAgtgtgaactgcctcctactctgtcccagatgctaatatatgcatattattattcgtattggatagaaaacactctgaagtttctaaaacatttggagtgatgtctgtgagtataacagaactcatatggcaggcgaaaacctgagaaaaatccaaccaggatgtgggatatctgaggtttgtagtttttcaaagcttggcttACCGAAAACACAGAGTCTATGGAGTCAAGtagcacttcctacggcttccactagatgtcaaccatctttagaaactgtTTGAGGATTTttctataaaggaggggctcatgagacctgtttgagtcagtggtctggcagtgactcaggctcgtgacgcgcgctcccgacagagttagctctcattccagtgcttttcttcatacataggaattctccggttggaaccttattgatgttttatgtttaaaacatcctaaagattgattccatacatcgtttgacttgtttctacgtcctgtaacggaacttttcaagtttttgtctggacgaagtgctcACGCCTCATGAAGAtagattactgggctgaacgcgCTAACAACAactggctatttggacataaattatgaactttatggaacaaatcagtcatttattgtcaaactgggattcctgggagtgccttctgagtATTTATGGtcttgtttctaactttgttgattccaaaatggcggatattcctctggctgttttgagctctgttctcagattatgctttttctgtaaagtttaaaaaaaatctgacatagcggttgcattaaggggaagtctatctttaattctgtgaataacacttgtatcttctatcaatgtttattatgagtatttctgcaaaatcaccggatgttttggaatcaaaacatcaCTGCATGTAAGGCATCAATGTACACTGAGAATTTTGGATATAAacatgcacattatcgaacagaacatgcatgtattgtacaacatgatgtcctatgagtgtcatctgatgaagatcatcaaaggttagtgattcatttgatctatatttctgctttttgtgactcctatctttggctggaaaaatggctgtgtttttgacttggctatgacctaacataatcatatgttgtgctttcgctgtaaataattttttaaatcggacacgatgggtagattaacaagatttttatctttcatttgctgtattggacttgttaatgtgtgaaagttgcATGAAAAATATTTTAGAATTTCGCACgttgccttttcagcggaatgttgtcgaggggttccgctagaggaacgcctgcgctagaaaggtttgcaccagctgtcagagcagctcacagatcactgcacctgtacataacccatctgtaaacagcccatctatctacctacctaatccccatactgtatttatttatttatcttactcctttgcaccccagcatctctacttgcacattgatcttctgcacatctatcattccagtgtttaattgctatattgtaattacttcgccaccatgacctatttattgccttaacttacttcatttgcactcactggatatagactttttgtattattttgttctactgtattattgactgtatgttttgtttattccatgtgtaactctgtgttgttgtatgtgtcgaattgctatgttttatcttggccaggtcgcagttgcaaatgagaacttgttctcaactagcctacctggttaaataaaggtgaaataaaaaatgcattgtgttttgacaaggtagggttggtatacagaagatagcaaaacaaaacaaccaagtccatattatggcaagaaggtcagtcaatctggaatcTGGAAGTTTCTTAAaggcagtcgcaaaaaccatcaagcgctatggtgaaactggctctcgtgaggaccaccacaggaaaggaagacccagagttacctctgctgcagaggataagttcattagagttaactgtgcttcagattgcagcccaaatcaatgcttcacagagttcaagtaacagacacatatcaTCATCAACTGTtgagaggagactgcgtgaatcaggccttcatggttgaattgctccAAAGAAAccacaccaataagaagaagagacttgcttgggccaagaaacacgagcaatggacattagaacagtggaaatctgttctttggtctaaTGACTCCAAATTTCAAAATGTTTATTTCAACCGCCTtatctttgtgagaagcagagtatGTGACCAAGGAAGggagtgatggtgctgcatcagatgacctggcctccacaatcacccgacctcaatccaattaagatggtttgggaagagttggacctcagagtgaaggaaaagcagccaataagttctcaacatatgtgggaactccttcaagactgttggaaaagcattccttcatgaagctggttgagaaaatgacaagtgtgccaagctgtcaaagggtggctactttgatttgtttcactttttttaacacttttttggttactacatgattccatatgtgtttttcatagttttgatgtcttcactattattctacaatgtagaaaatagtacaaaattacgaaaaacccttgaatgagtgtgtccaaacttttaactgttACTGTATATCCTTTATCTCTTCATGAAATGATATAAACTCATTTTTATCAGTAGAGGCAGATAAAGCTAAATTGTTCATGCAGGCGGGGATCAAGATGGTTAGTACTTTTCTAGAGTTGAAAGACCGGAAAATAGTCATCAAACTATTCCCTTTTCATCTCTTTTTCCGTTTCTTTTCCCCTCCTATTCTCTACCCACCGCTCCTCTCTGGTTTCTTTCCCTCCTTTCCACAGGGGTGGTGAGCCAGGGCTGGCAGGCAGATCCTGCCACCAGGATGGTAATGCCCCAGAAACCAGGTAGGTGGAGCTGTtgctcctctcttttctccaatCACTCGGCTGTTTATCATGCCCTAGTCTCTTTCCCAACTCTGCCCTCTTTCTGTGCTGATAGCACATTTCACCAGACTTTCAATCCCCCCTATGCTCGCtttaaccatgtgtgtgtgtgtgagagggagagagagagatccggaTCCAGAGCTGTGAATTTTGGGGTCATTCATAATTGGCTCAGACACTGACTCCAGTCCTCCTCATCGCCTTTCCCTTCCTGTCCTGTGTCTTTCTGTATTTGTGGGCTTTCATTTATTTTTCTCCTCACATTTTTCCCCCTAATATTGCTGTTCTTTCCTTTGGCTGGCCTGTAAGACATTCTGTCCCTGTGTAACTGGGAAAACACATGTCTCATAAAAGAGCAACATCAAatatccctctgtttctctcacacCATGTgctcctactctccccactcttATTTTTCCTGTGTTCTTTCATTCACTTCTTTACCTTCACACACCCACGCTCAATCGCTGTTCCtatccctgtcctcctctcttcccccctctcctcagaTCTTCTCTCTCCAATCCTAACAGTCTACAAGCCCAGTGGGTGGCTTGTTAATCATTCTGGCTTGAGACATTTTGTGGGCTGTGTCTGGGGCCATGTAACAGCCTCTCCCTCTAATCAGCGGGCCATCATGTTAAGCATCTGTGGCACATATGTCCGTCTGACTCGATGCATCAGCCCCTCGATTAATCCCTTTCcacctacactgaacaaaaatataaatgcaacatgcaacaatttaagccatgggtgggcctggcagGGCATAGGCCTACCCACTTCGTAGCCAGACCAAGCCAATCCGAATGGGTTTTTGCCTAAAAAAGGACTTTAGAATATACATAAACAATGTCTTGGCTGTGCATGGGAAGCTAAActtctggggtgtattcatttgtGCACACTAGAAAACAGTTGTAAAACAAGAGAGATCACTCATGTCCAGATGTGCAACTCATGTTTCTCCAGCATTGCAGTGAGAATAGATGTACCGTGCTGCTTGGTCTTTGAATTGGAGCATGTCTCCTGTcctctaaccacacacacacacacacaccggtggGGGATGCTACATGGTAGAAGACTTGGCTCTATGAGGAATCCCCCtcttactcactcactctctctcccaaacAGATCCTCCCCCTGTCTCGCTGGTTCCAAACGAGCAGCAACTGGCCAGACTCACTGACTACGTTGCTTTCCTTGAGAACTGATCAATTCCCTTCAGCCCCGTTTGTCTGCCGTGAGAAGGACTCCAGAACGCCCATCTTCCAGAGCTTAGATGGACACACGCACCATACACACAcgcaccatatacacacacacacacacagacacacatgcaggtcCTCAAGCTCACCCCCCTTGTGCATGATTGTGGTCATGTCTCTGGGAGCGAGACACCATGTTTTCAGAAAGATGGGCCTCAGACTTACGTTTCAGTTCGTACGCCCACTAACTCTGTTGTTGGGCAATCCTTAGTAAATGACTGCGACTTTACTGCGTCTTTACGAAGTGGCAGTCTCAATGATTGTAGTAGTTAATTTAATGTAATTTCTGTAAGAAATGTACTATTTTCATGCGCATGTTGGAAGAATTTTTTTGCCCGCAGCCGCCCAACTATGTGAGAAGTCCCGCATCAGACTCTAACCCGCAAATAGGCCGAAAATTGGACGGGGTGCAAGATTTCTTTTTTACTAataatttccaacattttggtaggctatttgttagtcaactttTCTATAATTATAtgcatgcagcttctcttctgtcattactgccctagaagactaaataaacccttgTTCACCAGAATGTCGTAAATCGGTGAACGCTTCAAtcttgttgacttctgtaaagtTTTCTCTTTCCTGCAGGAGAGGTTTAGGGACCGGAGGGGTAAAtgcaataaaacattttttaaagatttTCTGTTCAAAATGTCAAAATGTACATCAATCTGACCAGTTTGAAGGAAATTAAAAGCAGTGAAAACAAtccaacatgtttctgataagatttcagttcaACCTGGATGCATATTTTAAATGGTTcaaatactatcagcttttataATGCTGATAAAGATAGCCTTTGCAGTCGCAAACCGCACATTAATTCTCTCAAGATACAAAAAATAATATTAAAATATCCACTCCTGTTTCCAAGTCACAGTTTACATTTTGTTGTATCATTCtactgcaagaaatgcttaattTTGCAGGAGTTAATATTCGGTTATGTATGAGGTTatacattaatatggagttggtcccccctttgctgctataacagcatccactcttctgggaaggctttccactagatgttggaacattactgcggggacttgcttccattcagccacgagcattagtgaggttgggcactgatgttgagcgattaggcctggctcgcagtcgacgttctaattcatcccaaaggtgttcgatgaggttgaggttagggctctgtgaaGGCCAAGTTCTTcgacactgatctcgacaaaccatttctgtatggacctcgctttgtgcacggggcgttgtcatgctgaaacaggaaagggccttccccaaactgttgccacaaagttggaagcacagaat is part of the Oncorhynchus gorbuscha isolate QuinsamMale2020 ecotype Even-year linkage group LG09, OgorEven_v1.0, whole genome shotgun sequence genome and harbors:
- the LOC124043751 gene encoding E3 ubiquitin-protein ligase TRIM63-like; translation: MDIQRTGSLVRPPSPMESLEKQLSCPICLEMFTKPVVILPCQHNLCRGCASDLYDSRNPYRFSGGVFRCPTCRFEVVLDRHGVHGLQRNLLVENIIDIYKQQQEGGGGSGSGDSTETPLKPKDSKEPMCQEHEEEKINIYCVTCQMPTCSMCKVFGQHKDCEVSPLASVYQVQKGELSNAIDTLVAGNGRLQALLNQMEDTCQAVQDNAQRAKQSLGERFDLLYAVLEERKGLLLEQIGKEQDEKVTALRALAQHYSERLQAGSELTDTAVRALEQSSAAEFLLASKGLITQTKDTAKISLGEERPEPGFEKMDHFTLSTEHVEAILAKMDFGMVEDDAFEDAEGDEEEE